A genomic segment from Limisphaera ngatamarikiensis encodes:
- a CDS encoding PTS sugar transporter subunit IIA produces MVESNRSLQLHLLLSRSTIVLSLQARTRDEVLRELAARVPGLEGRPERLEELVEALRDREELHSTGIGEGVALPHARQPLPHLSDRPVLVFGRHPGGVAFRAVDGRPVRLFFLMLAPDLTVHLAMLARISRLLRQVALREALMTAATPEAVIELLREAEARLDQGR; encoded by the coding sequence ATGGTGGAGTCGAACCGGTCGTTACAACTGCATTTGTTACTGAGCCGGAGCACCATTGTTTTGTCGCTGCAGGCGCGGACGCGGGACGAGGTTCTTCGCGAGCTGGCCGCGCGTGTGCCCGGTTTGGAGGGCCGACCGGAACGGCTGGAGGAGCTGGTGGAGGCGCTGCGGGATCGCGAGGAACTGCACAGTACCGGCATCGGCGAGGGTGTTGCGCTGCCGCATGCGCGTCAGCCGCTGCCTCATTTGTCGGACCGGCCCGTGTTGGTGTTTGGGCGGCACCCCGGTGGTGTGGCGTTCCGTGCTGTGGACGGTCGACCGGTGCGACTTTTCTTCCTGATGTTGGCGCCGGATTTGACGGTGCACCTGGCCATGCTGGCGCGGATCAGCCGACTGTTACGTCAGGTGGCGTTGCGGGAGGCCTTGATGACGGCTGCCACGCCGGAGGCGGTGATTGAGCTGCTGCGGGAAGCCGAGGCTCGGCTGGACCAGGGCCGATAG
- the recG gene encoding ATP-dependent DNA helicase RecG yields MSSNAAASDNLLTWPVTRLYGVGEERARLLARLGIETVGHLLLHRPRRYEDRRCFTRIASLQAAQPALIRGRVIAAGLKTFRRRTRCLYEVIVDDGTGRLHCRWWNQPYMDGQFHPGDELVVYGKVRQLRPPTIDHPETETVEGDEESFVHFDRITPIYPSTEGLSQRWLRALIWRVLQRWGHQIPDQPALPPLPPPFHPLPGHAQAIRWLHFPDTPEQAEWARQRLALEEFLALQQALWERRRRFIQLATALPCAGDRNRFIRPFLARLGFQLTGAQTRVLRQIRNDLGGRWPMRRLLQGDVGSGKTVVAACAALMALESGYSVALMAPTEILAEQHYSLFQRWFEPLGVPVWLYTGSRKTGPTSPTTAPAAPLLPKPDAALPEGVGLYIGTHALLSEHVNLPRLGLVIIDEQHRFGVAQRETLVRKGRYPHLLVMTATPIPRTLGLTLYGDLDVSVLDEAPPGRKPVRTLLRTTAHLPEVWQFVRSELAAGHQAYIICPRVEDTDAGAVRAVEQEYTLIRQALHPHPVGLMHGRLPAREKDRVMEAFRTGTIAALVSTSVIEVGVDVPRATVMVILNAETFGLAQLHQLRGRIGRSNLPAHCILVSDARSRETRQRLEVLVQTQDGFAIAEADLKLRGPGELLGQQQSGMPRLRFGDLLNDLPLIELARRLVRQEQTELEPHPATPQAPGPVAPASNTPTSKHAT; encoded by the coding sequence ATGAGTTCGAACGCAGCCGCGTCCGACAACCTCCTGACCTGGCCGGTCACACGCCTCTACGGCGTGGGCGAGGAACGCGCCCGGTTGCTGGCCCGACTGGGCATCGAAACCGTGGGCCACCTGTTGTTGCACCGACCCCGCCGCTACGAAGACCGGCGCTGCTTCACCCGTATCGCCTCGCTCCAGGCAGCCCAGCCGGCACTCATCCGCGGCCGCGTCATCGCTGCCGGATTGAAAACCTTTCGCCGGCGCACCCGGTGCCTGTACGAGGTGATCGTGGACGACGGCACCGGCCGATTGCACTGCCGATGGTGGAACCAACCCTACATGGACGGCCAATTCCACCCCGGTGACGAACTGGTCGTCTACGGCAAAGTCCGCCAACTGAGGCCCCCCACCATCGACCACCCGGAAACAGAAACCGTCGAGGGCGACGAGGAATCATTCGTCCACTTCGACCGCATCACACCCATCTACCCCTCCACCGAAGGTCTGTCCCAGCGATGGCTCCGCGCACTGATCTGGCGTGTGCTGCAACGCTGGGGCCACCAGATCCCCGATCAGCCCGCCCTGCCGCCCCTGCCGCCGCCCTTCCATCCACTGCCCGGCCACGCACAAGCCATCCGATGGCTCCACTTCCCCGACACACCCGAGCAGGCCGAATGGGCACGACAACGACTCGCCCTCGAGGAATTCCTCGCGCTCCAACAGGCACTCTGGGAACGACGACGCCGCTTCATACAACTCGCCACCGCCCTCCCCTGCGCAGGTGACCGCAACCGATTCATCCGGCCCTTCCTGGCCCGACTCGGCTTCCAGCTCACCGGCGCCCAAACACGGGTCTTGCGCCAGATCCGCAACGACCTGGGCGGACGCTGGCCCATGCGCCGCCTCCTCCAGGGCGACGTCGGCAGCGGCAAAACCGTCGTGGCCGCTTGCGCCGCCCTCATGGCCCTCGAAAGCGGCTACTCCGTCGCACTCATGGCCCCCACGGAAATCCTGGCCGAACAACATTACAGCCTCTTCCAGCGCTGGTTCGAACCCTTGGGCGTGCCCGTCTGGCTGTACACCGGCAGCCGCAAAACAGGTCCCACCAGCCCCACGACCGCCCCCGCGGCCCCCCTTCTCCCCAAGCCCGACGCCGCCCTCCCTGAAGGCGTGGGTCTCTACATCGGAACCCACGCCCTCTTGAGTGAACACGTCAACCTGCCGCGCCTCGGCCTGGTCATCATCGACGAACAACACCGGTTCGGCGTGGCCCAGCGCGAAACCCTGGTCCGCAAGGGGCGTTACCCCCACCTGCTGGTCATGACCGCCACGCCCATCCCCCGCACACTCGGTCTAACCCTCTACGGCGACCTCGACGTCTCCGTCCTCGATGAAGCACCTCCGGGCCGCAAACCCGTTCGCACCCTCCTCCGCACCACGGCGCACCTGCCCGAGGTCTGGCAGTTCGTCCGCTCCGAACTGGCCGCCGGCCACCAGGCCTACATCATCTGCCCGCGCGTGGAAGATACCGACGCCGGAGCCGTCCGCGCCGTCGAACAGGAATACACCCTCATCCGCCAGGCCCTCCATCCCCACCCCGTCGGGCTCATGCACGGACGACTCCCCGCCCGGGAAAAAGACCGCGTGATGGAAGCCTTCCGTACCGGCACCATCGCCGCACTGGTCAGCACCTCCGTCATCGAAGTCGGCGTCGACGTACCCCGAGCCACCGTCATGGTCATCCTCAACGCCGAAACCTTCGGCCTCGCACAGCTCCATCAATTGCGCGGCCGCATCGGCCGCAGCAACCTGCCCGCGCACTGCATCCTCGTCTCCGACGCACGCTCCCGGGAGACCCGCCAACGTTTGGAAGTGCTGGTGCAAACCCAGGACGGATTCGCCATTGCCGAAGCCGACCTCAAACTCCGCGGCCCCGGCGAATTGCTCGGCCAACAACAAAGCGGCATGCCGCGACTCCGGTTCGGTGACCTGCTCAACGACCTGCCCCTCATCGAACTGGCCCGCCGCCTCGTCCGACAGGAACAGACCGAACTCGAACCGCACCCCGCAACCCCGCAGGCACCAGGACCGGTCGCCCCCGCATCCAACACCCCAACCTCAAAGCACGCAACCTGA
- a CDS encoding alginate export family protein, which translates to MRNKMTTTTTTPCRSCTPTWWILCLCAASWIGAPPLRAVDPSSFWNAWTQDLPPALQKGTFSLNVRARYEFVRQDNLPLDSHAGTIRTRFGFTTAPLYGFQGMLEAENILALDDDSYNAAGANGQPGRPVVADPETTEINQAWISWSWAHQLTLKIGRQRIVFDNQRFIGDVAWRQNMQTYDAATLSWHPATELALDYAYVWDVRRVFGNVSGLPPANRNFDSDSHLVHLSWAPHPAARITAYAWLLNLENAAGPNASCATYGLAWSGTQPIKENLHLDYRLEGAWQTDYGDSSLDYSAPYYLLELAARYGRWTAGAAWETLGSDNGAPVRTPLATLHAWNGWADVFLNTPTAGLRDLQAFVQVTLAADTPLRVVYHKFNAEDSGADFGREIDILISKRVGRYWTFLAKYAWYDGTDRPYNFDIHKVWAQVEFNF; encoded by the coding sequence ATGAGAAACAAAATGACCACGACGACCACAACCCCGTGCCGCTCGTGCACGCCGACCTGGTGGATTCTCTGCCTGTGCGCAGCCTCATGGATCGGCGCCCCTCCACTCCGCGCCGTGGACCCTTCATCGTTCTGGAACGCCTGGACGCAGGACCTGCCCCCGGCCCTCCAAAAGGGAACGTTCTCCCTCAACGTACGCGCCCGATACGAATTCGTCCGACAAGACAACCTGCCTCTGGACTCCCATGCAGGCACCATCCGCACCCGGTTCGGATTCACCACCGCGCCGCTGTACGGGTTTCAGGGAATGTTGGAAGCCGAAAACATCCTGGCACTGGATGACGATTCCTACAACGCCGCCGGCGCCAACGGCCAGCCCGGCCGACCGGTCGTCGCAGATCCGGAAACCACGGAAATCAACCAGGCATGGATCTCCTGGAGTTGGGCCCATCAGCTCACCCTCAAGATCGGCCGGCAACGAATCGTATTCGACAATCAGCGCTTCATCGGCGACGTCGCCTGGCGCCAAAACATGCAAACCTACGACGCAGCCACCCTCAGCTGGCACCCCGCCACCGAACTGGCCCTGGACTATGCCTACGTCTGGGACGTGCGTCGCGTCTTCGGCAACGTAAGCGGCCTGCCACCTGCCAATCGAAACTTCGATTCCGACTCGCACCTGGTCCACCTCTCATGGGCACCCCATCCGGCTGCCCGCATCACGGCCTACGCGTGGCTCCTCAACCTCGAAAACGCAGCCGGCCCAAACGCCTCCTGTGCCACCTACGGCCTGGCCTGGAGCGGAACCCAACCCATCAAAGAAAACCTCCACCTGGACTACCGGTTGGAAGGCGCCTGGCAAACCGATTACGGCGACAGCTCGCTCGACTACAGCGCACCCTACTACCTCCTTGAGCTGGCTGCACGTTACGGGCGCTGGACCGCGGGCGCCGCATGGGAAACCCTGGGCAGCGACAACGGAGCACCCGTCCGCACGCCCCTCGCCACCCTGCACGCATGGAATGGATGGGCCGACGTCTTCCTCAACACACCCACAGCAGGCCTGCGTGACCTCCAGGCATTCGTCCAGGTAACACTCGCCGCCGACACCCCCCTCCGCGTGGTCTACCACAAGTTCAACGCCGAGGACAGCGGCGCTGATTTCGGCCGGGAAATCGACATCCTCATCTCCAAACGCGTCGGCCGTTACTGGACATTCCTCGCCAAATACGCCTGGTACGACGGAACAGACCGCCCTTACAACTTCGACATCCACAAGGTCTGGGCGCAGGTGGAATTCAATTTCTAA
- a CDS encoding DUF4230 domain-containing protein, whose protein sequence is MKSLASFAQALFLIVLFALGLWLGAHYKQWLGIPEGPRIRTSAAVLQQIQSLAQLVTVRYVLEKAVIVEDVKWYGENRLLLLAHGVVKAGVDLTRVQPGDIEIRDNRLRLRLPAPRVTDAYLDESRTQVIDRQTGLLRRFDREMEQMARQTALREIRLAAHEAGILKEAEEQARLQLTRFFQAAGFREVQIEFRRPGDPPETTP, encoded by the coding sequence GTGAAATCCCTGGCCTCTTTCGCCCAAGCGTTGTTTCTGATCGTGCTGTTTGCCCTGGGCCTCTGGTTGGGCGCCCATTACAAACAATGGCTGGGCATACCCGAGGGCCCACGGATCCGAACCAGCGCCGCCGTCCTCCAGCAAATCCAGTCCCTGGCGCAACTGGTCACCGTGCGCTACGTGCTGGAAAAGGCGGTGATCGTGGAAGACGTCAAATGGTACGGCGAAAACCGACTCCTGTTGCTGGCCCACGGCGTGGTCAAGGCCGGTGTGGACCTGACCCGGGTCCAACCGGGCGACATCGAAATCCGCGATAACCGTCTGCGCCTGCGCCTGCCCGCACCCCGCGTCACCGATGCCTACCTCGACGAATCACGCACTCAGGTGATCGACCGTCAAACCGGCCTGCTGCGCCGATTCGATCGCGAAATGGAACAAATGGCCCGCCAAACCGCTCTCCGGGAAATCCGACTCGCCGCCCACGAAGCCGGCATCCTCAAGGAGGCGGAGGAACAGGCACGCCTGCAACTGACCCGGTTCTTCCAAGCCGCCGGCTTCCGCGAAGTCCAAATCGAATTCCGTCGCCCCGGCGACCCCCCCGAAACAACCCCCTGA
- a CDS encoding 3-keto-disaccharide hydrolase produces MNEPVQSRVGVAWSKLTVICGFGFLVCAVEGGEAKEPRVVDPGPPPADAIVLFDGRNLDAWEDEQGRPARWALKEGAMVVNGTGSIRTRRSFGDCQLHIEWATPSKVEGEGQGRGNSGVFLMGRYEIQILDSWQNPTYITGQAGAVYGQHPPLVNASRPPGEWQVYDIVFRAPRRDAEGRVTRPAVVTVFHNGVLVQDHVEIRGSTYLDPPRYEPHPDKAPLVLQDHGNPVRFRNIWIREL; encoded by the coding sequence ATGAACGAACCGGTTCAGTCCCGAGTTGGAGTGGCTTGGTCCAAACTTACCGTGATTTGCGGTTTCGGCTTTCTGGTGTGCGCGGTGGAGGGTGGGGAGGCGAAGGAGCCGCGTGTGGTGGATCCGGGGCCGCCGCCTGCGGATGCGATTGTGCTTTTTGATGGGAGGAACCTGGACGCCTGGGAGGACGAGCAGGGCCGGCCTGCGCGTTGGGCCTTGAAGGAGGGCGCGATGGTGGTGAACGGGACGGGGAGCATCCGGACCCGGCGCTCCTTTGGCGATTGCCAGCTGCACATTGAGTGGGCCACGCCGTCCAAGGTGGAAGGGGAGGGCCAGGGACGCGGCAACAGCGGGGTGTTTTTGATGGGGCGGTACGAGATTCAGATTCTCGATTCGTGGCAGAATCCGACCTACATCACGGGTCAGGCCGGCGCGGTGTATGGTCAACATCCGCCACTGGTGAATGCGTCTCGGCCGCCGGGGGAGTGGCAGGTGTACGACATCGTGTTTCGGGCTCCGCGGAGGGATGCCGAGGGTCGGGTGACGCGACCGGCCGTGGTCACGGTGTTTCACAACGGTGTGCTGGTGCAGGATCACGTGGAGATCCGGGGCAGCACCTATTTGGATCCGCCGCGCTACGAACCGCATCCGGACAAGGCCCCGCTGGTGTTGCAGGATCACGGGAATCCGGTCCGGTTCCGGAACATCTGGATTCGCGAACTGTGA
- the uxaC gene encoding glucuronate isomerase — MKSFIHEDFLLTTRTARRLYHEYAEPEPILDFHCHLPPRDLAEDRKFQNLFEIWLEGDHYKWRAMRSNGVDERYCTGDAPPYEKFLAWARTVPHTLRNPLYHWTHLELKRYFGINLLLNEETAPAVWKRANECLARPELSARGILQKFNVRLVATTDDPTDDLRHHETLVRSNVPFKVVPTFRPDKALQIHQVGAWNAWVDRLAAAADVEIASWDDFLKALERRHDAFARLGCRASDHGLESAFATFTTEARLRAIFRKARSGRAVSPEERDAFASHVMLHVGRLNAAKGWVMQLHLGAMRNNNTRRFRELGPDTGFDSIGDFPQARNLAAFLDRLDQEESLPRTILYNLNPADNYVFGTMLGNFMDGRIPGKIQLGPGWWFLDQKEGMEWQLNALSNLGLLSRFVGMVTDSRSFMSYPRHEYYRRVLCNLVGRDVENGELPNDDALLGPLIRNLCYNNARTFFGFEDLPASPEPGRSRGGKRH; from the coding sequence ATGAAAAGCTTCATTCACGAGGACTTTTTGTTGACCACGCGCACGGCTCGTCGGCTGTACCACGAGTATGCCGAACCGGAGCCCATCCTGGACTTTCATTGCCATCTGCCGCCGCGCGACCTTGCCGAGGACCGAAAGTTCCAAAACCTGTTCGAGATCTGGCTGGAGGGGGATCATTACAAATGGCGTGCCATGCGCTCCAATGGTGTGGACGAACGCTACTGTACCGGGGACGCGCCGCCGTATGAAAAGTTTCTGGCCTGGGCGCGGACGGTCCCGCACACGCTACGGAATCCGCTCTACCATTGGACCCACCTGGAACTCAAACGCTACTTCGGCATCAACCTCCTGCTCAACGAAGAGACCGCGCCCGCGGTCTGGAAACGGGCCAACGAATGTCTCGCCCGCCCCGAACTATCCGCGCGGGGCATCCTTCAAAAATTCAACGTCCGGCTCGTGGCCACGACTGATGACCCCACCGACGATCTGCGTCATCACGAAACACTGGTCCGGTCCAATGTGCCGTTCAAGGTCGTGCCCACGTTCCGACCCGACAAAGCCCTGCAGATCCACCAGGTTGGGGCCTGGAACGCATGGGTGGACCGGCTGGCAGCGGCTGCGGATGTGGAGATTGCGTCATGGGACGATTTCCTCAAAGCCCTGGAACGGCGTCATGATGCGTTTGCCCGGCTTGGCTGTCGGGCCTCCGACCATGGTTTGGAAAGTGCGTTCGCCACATTCACCACCGAGGCGCGGTTGCGTGCCATTTTTCGCAAGGCGCGTTCGGGTCGTGCTGTCAGTCCGGAGGAACGCGACGCCTTTGCCTCCCATGTGATGCTTCATGTGGGCCGGTTGAACGCGGCCAAGGGGTGGGTCATGCAGTTGCACCTGGGCGCCATGCGCAACAACAACACCCGGCGATTCCGCGAGCTGGGGCCTGACACCGGGTTCGATTCCATCGGGGATTTCCCCCAGGCCCGCAATCTGGCGGCGTTTCTCGACCGATTGGATCAGGAGGAAAGTCTGCCGCGGACGATCCTTTACAATCTCAATCCGGCCGACAATTACGTGTTCGGGACCATGCTGGGGAACTTCATGGACGGGCGCATCCCCGGCAAAATCCAGTTGGGGCCCGGCTGGTGGTTCCTGGACCAGAAGGAGGGCATGGAATGGCAGCTCAACGCCCTTTCCAACCTCGGCCTGCTCTCGCGCTTCGTCGGCATGGTGACCGATTCGCGCTCCTTCATGAGTTATCCGCGGCATGAGTATTACCGTCGCGTCCTCTGCAACCTTGTGGGTCGGGATGTGGAGAACGGTGAGCTGCCGAACGACGATGCGCTCCTGGGCCCGCTGATCCGCAACCTCTGTTACAACAACGCACGCACCTTCTTCGGGTTTGAGGACCTGCCCGCTTCTCCGGAACCGGGCCGATCCCGTGGCGGAAAGCGACATTGA